The bacterium DNA segment CCGTCGCCCTCGTCTGGCCGCCGATTGCGGGTGGCGTTCGCCATTTGCTGTCGGCGACCTCGGGCGGAGAGCTGGTCGCCGGCGGCTACGATGTATATCCCAAGGAGTGGCTGAGTCTGATCTTCGAGTACCGACCCCTTTTCGGCTCGGGCCTCGGTCGCCCGCTGCGGGAGCTATCGGGTGGGCTGCTGGTGGTGCCCTGGGTGGCCGGTTGGTGGGCCTATCGGCTCTGGAGACACCCGGACGAGCGCCGCCGCCTGGCGCTGCCGCTGATCGCGGTTCTGGCGGTAGCCGCCATGGCGCTGTCACAGCGCCGATATGTCTATTACCTCGTGATTATGGTGGCCGTCGTGCTTGCCGACGCGGTCGTGAAGCTCGCGCGAAAGGCCGCTTGGGGGCGGTTTGCAGCCGTGGCCCTGATGCTCCTGGCATTCGCGCCGACGGTTCCCCGATTGGCGCGGCAGGTGCGCATCGAGGCCGCTGCAGGCAACGACGTCTTCTGGACGCTCGAAACGCTCGCGGCTCTCGATCCGCCCGATGTCGCGCCCTTTGCTCTCAGCGGTGTAGAGGCCGGCGAGGTCCCGGCGGTCCTGGCGCCTTGGTCGCTCGGGCATCTGGTCACGCTGCTTGTCGGGCGACCCGCGATTGCCGACAACTTCGGCTACGGGTTCGATCGCCAATCGTGGGTCTATACGGCGCCTCCCGGATCGGATCGCGAGGTGTTGCGACGGCTTGACGACTGGAACTGTCGCTACCTCATCACCACGGATCTCGATCCGGTTCTCGCGGCCTACGCGGCGGCTGCGGGGCACGGTTCGGTGCCGCCCGATCGAATGCTGGTGAACCGCGTTCATCGCTCGAATGCAACCATGCCGCTGAGTTTTCTGGAGCTCGTGTTGGTTTCCCGAACCGGAACAAGATTGCAGGATGGTTCGTTCCTGCCCCGCCTGAAGGTCTTCCGAATCGGACCGTCGACGTCGGGGTCCGTACTCCCTTGAGTCGCTTGGCCACGGCCTGGGCCTTAACCCTTCGATCTGCGAGCCCGGCTGCGATAGCCTGCGTCTCTGATGAGACGCCAAGGCGTGAAGCGGTTCGTGAGCCGGCTCCATACTCAGTTCCGCAAGAAGCTCGAGCTGGGCCATTCACTGCGCGAGCTCGAACCCTCTCTTGCCGCCGAAAGACTCCTCTTCGACGCCCCGACCCTGACCCCGGAGCTGGTCGATACCATCAAGTTGATATCCCCCCAGTTTCACCTGCGCGTCGGCGAGGAGAAGTCACGCAGGTTCTGGGAGTTGAATCAGAACGGGCTCTGTTGGGGCGAGTACCGGGCTCTCGAGCCCTATGTCAAAGGCCTGACTCCGTCCAGGGTGCTAGACATCGGTCCTGGTCTGGGCCGCTCGACGATATTCTTCAAGAAGCTCATGAGTTGGCAGTCGGTGCCCTTCCATCTCTACGAGGGCACCGGGAGCTCGACCAAGTACACCAAGGCAGGTCCTCGATTCGACGACTCCTTCTGCGGCAACCTCGAGATGCTCAGGTCGATTCTGACTTATAACCAGATCGAGAACTTCGAGATCTTCGACGCCCAGACCATGGGCAGCAGCCTCGCCGACCTACCGGGTCCGTACGATTTCATCTACTCTTTCTTCGCTATCGGATTCCACTGGTCGATCGGGCATTTCCTCGAAGAACTGCTCGACTTGATGCACCAGCGATCCGTGGGTGCATTCACGCTGCACGACCGCTTCAGCGACTTCTCCGAGCTGGGTAACACGCCCCATCGAGTGGTCGAGTTCCTGGGGAGCTGGCCGCGCGGGCGCTGGTCGCGCATCGTGGTGCTGGCCAAAGACGAGGAACTGCTCGAAGCGGCCGCTTAGCCCGTCTCTGCGGTCGCGGACACCGGTTCTGCTACGTCGATCTGATCGAGCGCGTAGGCGAGATCAGCGATGATGTCGTCGTGGTGCTCGATGCCGACGGAGAGTCGAACCAGCCCGGCGGTGATGCCGATAGCGAGTTGCTCGTCGACCGGGATATCCGAGTGGGTCATGGTGGACGGGTGCTCGATCAGAGACTCGGTGCCGCCCAGGCTGACGGCGAGCTTGATCATCCGAACCGCGTTCAGAAACTGGAACGCTTCTTTTTCTCCCGCGCGGTCGATCTCGAACGCGATAACGCCGCCCGGGCCCGTGCACTGGCGCCGGTAGATCTCCTTCTGCGACTCGGTCTCCGGATAACCCGCGAAGTGCACCCTGGAGATCTGCGGGTGTTCTACCAACCAGGCGGCCACCTTCTCGGCGTTCTTGCGGGCGCAGGTCATGCGCAGCTTCGCCGTCTCGAGGGATCTCAGCATCAGCCACGCCGAGTGAGGGTCGAGCATGGTGCCGAGAATCGTCCGTAGGGCCTTGATCTTCTCGATCAGCTCCACCGATCCGAGCGCGGCACCGGCCAGAAGATCACAGTGTCCGCCCAGGTATTTCGTCGCCGAGTAGAGGACCAGGTCGGCTCCGTGCCTGAGTGGACTCTGGTAGAGCGGGCCCAGGAACGTGTTGTCTACCGCGCACAGAGCTCCGAATTCGTGTGCCACGCGCGCGCTGCCTTCGATATCGGCCAGGGTGATCGTCGGGTTGGCCGGGGTTTCCAGGAAAACCATGCGGCACGGGGTCCCCTGAGCTTCGAGCTCCCGGCAGATCTCCTCCAGTAGCGTCGGGTCTCCGCCGGCCGGGAACTCGCGGGTCGGTATACCGAAGCTGGGGAGGATGTGTTCCATCAAGTAGTCGGTGCCGCCGTAGACCGGGCGGGAGAAAATAACTGAGGTCGCGACCGGCACCAATGCGAGCAAGGTCGTCGAGATTGCGGCCATGCCCGAGCCGAAAACGGCACTTTCTTCGGCTCCATCCCAGAGGTTCAGGCGATCCTCGAGGATCTCGAGGTCGGGGTTGTTGAGCCGGCTGTAGATCAGTCCCATGGGCTTCAGCGGGTCTCGTTCTTCGAGCCCGTAGGCCCAGGAGAAGAATTCCTTGCCCTCTTCCGCCGAGCGGAATACGAAAGTGGAGGTTTGAAAGACCGGAGGCTTGACGGCTCCTTCGGAGTCTTCCGGCCGATAGCCGTAGCTCATCATGAGCGATTCCGGGCGCATGCCCGAGAGCTTGGGAGGTGCTTTTCGGCGTCGTTTCATGGCAATTCTCCTGTCCATGATTGTGAAAGGGAAGATCGTTCTCTGCCAGCTGTGGCCGGGTAGCGACAGCCCCTACCCTGATGGATTGGTGAGGGAGGAGCGCCGCTTTGCTTCGACGCCAGTTACTTCTGTGGGGTGCCCGGCCGGCCGATACCCGCGGGGGTATCGGTGCCGCCCACCCCTTGGGGTGGTCTGTGCGACTACCGGAGAAAAACGCGGCTCACCACCCTGCCGGGTGTGCCACGAGCGTTTTCTGGTTGCTACAAATGGATTCGACGCAAGTGCTGGAAAGGGTCCACAGGAGAATCCGATGAAAGATCTAGTCATCCTAGGAGCGGGAACCGCGGGCACGATGGTGGCGAATCATCTTCGGAGCAAGTTGCCCGGCGGCTGGCAGACAACGGTCGTCGATCCCGAAGCCGAGCATCTCTACCAGCCGGGGCTGCTCTTCCTGCCGTTCGGTGCGCGCGACGAAGCCAAGATGATCCGAAGGCGCGAGAAGACACTGGCGCCCGGCATCCACTGGATAGAAAAGCGGGTCGAGGAGATCGATCTCGACGAGCGCACGGTGGCGTTCTCGGGACACGATCGGCAGCACTTCGATCAGCTGGTAATTGCTACGGGCTCGAGGATCTGCCCGGAAGAGACTCCGGGCCTCACGGGAGAACACTGGGGCAAAGCGATTCATGATTTCTATACCCTCGAAGGTGCGCAGCGGCTGCGTGACACCCTGGCGACGTTCGAGCGCGGGAGACTCGTGGTCAACATCGTCGAGATGCCGATCAAATGCCCGGTAGCGCCGCTCGAGTTTCTCTTTCTGGCGGATGACTTCTTCAAGAAGCGAGGCATTCGCGACCAAGTGGAGCTGGTCTATGTCACGCCGCTTGACGGCGCCTTCACCAAGCCGGCCTGCTCGGACGTCCTGGGCTACATGCTGGACGAGAAGGGGATCTCGCTCGAGACCGAGTTCAACACGGGCGAGGTCGATGGTGATTCGCGGATTCTGCGCTCGTACGACGATCGCGAGGTCAACTACGACCTGCTCGTGACCGTACCGACGCACATGGGAGCCGAGGTGGTAGAGAAGTCCGGGTTGGGTGACGAGCTGGGCTTCGTGCCGACCGATAACCACACGCTACAGGCCGCCGGCCACGACAACATCTTCGTGCTCGGGGACGCCGCCAATGTGCCCACCTCCAAGGCCGGTTCGGTGGCGCACTTTCAAAGCGAGGTCGTGGCCGAGCACGTCATGCGCTCGATCCGCGGCGAGGAGCTCCACAGGGGCTCCGACGGCCATGCCAATTGCTTCATCGAGAGCGGTGACGGCAAGGCACTTCTGATCGACTTCAACTACTACACCGAGCCGTTGCCGGGACACTACCCCCTGCCGGCGGTCGGCCCGTTCAAACTGCTCGGCGAAAGCCGACTCAATCACATCGGCAAGCTCTCGTTCCGATGGCTCTATTGGAATGCCCTTCTACCGGCGCGACCCATGCCGATCTCGAATCGGATGTCGATGGTCGGTAAAAAGAGCATCAAAGCGCCAGGCGGTCCGAGCGCTCCGAAACAAACCCACGAAAAAGCCGCGTAATCTAATACGGGGCGCAAGGAGGTCAAAGAGGAATGCCAGCGGTCAACTACGCAGGACATGAAGTAGAAGTGAACGAAGAGGGCTTCCTGGTCGATAGTGGCCAGTGGAGCAAGGAAATCGCCGAAGCGCTTGCGACCGAAGCCGGAATCGGCCCGCTGACCGAGAAGCACTGGGAGGTCATCGACTTTTGCCGCAAGGACGCGGAAGAGCAAGGCACCCCTCCCGGTCTGCGTCGTATCTCGAAGCTCTCCAGCGTCAACATGAAGGAGCTCTATCAGCTCTTCCCCAAGGGTCCCGGAAAACTCGCCGCCAAGGTGTCGGGCCTGCCCAAGCCGCAAGGTTGCATCTGACCTCGAATCGAAACAAGGAGACAAAGTGCCTACAGCTACCCTCGAACGACCCACTGTCGATACCGTTCTTTCCGACGACATACAGAAGCCCGAACGCAAGCCCATCGAGGCGGTGAGCATCATCTGCTCGAAAGGAACCCTCGATATGGCCTATCCGGGCCTGATTCTGGCCAACGCGGCGAGAATGTCGGGAATTGACGCGACCCTGTTCTTCACCTTCTGGGGCCTGGACATCGTGACCGAGAAGAAGATCGACCATCTTCACACCGCCACCGTCGGTAACCCGTCCATGCCGATTCCCACCATGATCGGCGGTCTGCCCGGCATGGAGACCCTGGCGAGCCTGATGATGAAAAAGGAGATGGGCAAGCTCGAGATTCCTCCAGTGCGGGAGATGATCGAGATCTTGAGTGACAGCGGAGCGAGGCTCTATGGCTGCCGGATGGCCATGGACATGTTCAAGTTGGAGACAAAAGACCTCGTGTCGCAGGTTGAGGACGTGATCTCCGCCATGGACTTCTACGACAAGAGCGCCGGCGCGCAGCTCATTTTTATTTGATCCTTCAAGGGGGCCGGGCTCAGGGCTTGGCCCCTGGGCCAGCAGATGGGTTGACAATACTATACTGGGTATAGTATCGTCTTTCGACGGGCTCGAAGCGGGTGGAGTCGCCAGTTTTCTAGGGGACGCCTTGACCTCTAAGGCGAGTCTGTTCATCTGAGGCTCAAAACACCCAATTCTTCGAACCAGGAGGCCACATGCCGGTAGCTGCCATCGAAGCCGAGGTCTTTGCAACCGAGGCCGAACGGAAGAAACTACTCAGTCGCCTGGCTCGAGTCGAGGGCCAGCTACGGGGTGTGCAGAAGATGATCGAGTCGGGCAAGGACTGTGAGCTGGTCGCGCAACAGTTGGCCGCAGCCCGGGGGGCGCTCAACAAGGCCTTCTACGAGCTGATTGCGTGCGCGTTCAGGGCCAAGCTCGGCAGCGGCCATACACCCGAGATTGAAGATCGTCTCTCCGACATGGCCAGCCTGCTCGCCAAGTACGCCTGAGGCCGTCCCCGGATCGATTCGTTGCAGAGCCAAGGAGCCTCGAACATGAGTACCGACACAGCCACCAGTACCGAATGGTCCGCTCAAGAACTCCACACGAAACTCGATAGCAGCCAGGACTTCTTCGTTTTCGACGTTCGGGCCGAGGACGAGTTCGAAGCGTGGCAGATCGAAGGCAAGAAGGCGCTGCCGACGGTCAACTTGCCGTACTACGAGATGCTCGAGTTCGACGAGTTTGATGAGGTAACCGACTCCTTCAAGGCGTTCCTGGAAGCCGGAACCGCCGACAAGCTGCCGCGTAACGTTCCTATTCTGGCAGTCTGCGCGAAGGGCGACACCTCGGAGTTCGTCGCCGAGGCCCTGCGGCAGCTTGACTTCGAGGCCTACAACCTGACTGGCGGCACGGTAGCGTGGGGTGACTACTACGACATCAAACCCGTAGTGGCAGGGGACGCGACGGTCTATCAGGTCACCCGTCCGGCAAGAGGCTGCTTGAGCTACGTCGTCGTAAGCGGTGGCAAGGCCATCGTCATCGACCCACTACGCCACATCGACCACTATGTCGCCCTGGCGGAAGCCAAGCGTTTCGAGATTGAACTGGTACTGGACACTCATGGTCACGCCGATCACATAAGCGGCGGTCCCGAGCTCGCCGCGAAGCTCGAAGTTCCCTATCATTTGCATCCCTACGATGGGATTCATCCTCTCGACGTCCTGCCGGCGAAGATCGGCTACCGCTATCTCAAAGACGGCCAGACCTTCACGGTCGGCGGCAAGACGATAGAGACGCTCCACATTCCCGGGCACACGCTCGGCAACGTCGCTTTTCTCTGGAACGGCCGGTATCTCTTCACCGGCGACAGCATTTTCATCCAGTCGATCGCCAGACCGGATCTGGGAGGGCACGGCGACACCTGGGCACCGCTGCACTACGCCTCGCTGCGGCGCTTGCTCGAGCTGCCGGAGTCGACGCTGGTCCTTCCCGCCCACTTTAGTGGATTGGGCGAGGCCGGCGATAGCGGCTTGTTCGCAGGCAACCTCGGCGAACTGATCCAATCCAACGAGGGACTGCAGATGGCCCGGAAGTCGGAAGAAGAGTTCGTCGCCTACATCCTGGCGAGCCTGCCCAAGTTCCCGAAGGAGTACATCGACATCAAGCGGGTCAATGCCGGCCTGCTGGAGGTCGGCGAGAGCAAGGCCTCGGAGCTCGAGCTGGGCAAGAATATCTGCGCCCTGGCCCAAGCCTACGAAGACAGCGCTGAATCGTAGGCGGTCCCTTTTCTATTCTTTCCAGGAGAGTTCGTAGCTCATCAGGTGAAGGCCGTCGCCCAGGGCGCGACGACTCGACTCGGAGAGCCTGAAATCGCTGGCACCCGCGAGCTCGACAGCTCGTTTCGAGTATCCGGCGCAGGCCGGTGGAAGCCAGTCGAGAAAGATCTCGGGCAGCTCGAACTCGAGTTCGGCGTGGCCCTTCTCGGCGTTCGGCACGCGGACCTCTCCCGCCAGAAAGAAGCGCTGCCAGAGCATTGGGTAGCGCTTGATGACGAACGAGGGGTCTGCGAAACGAAAAAAGAACTTGTGGACCGTGGTCAGACTGCGATCGGCGATGTACTCGTACATCCGGGCGGTTTCTTCTTCGGGAATCGCTTCCATGACCTTCTCGAGAGTCGCGAGCATGTCCTTGAAGGCCTGGAACGGATAGGTACCGGTGACGAGCAGATTGTCACTCCAGACCTCGGCTGCCGCCGGTGGCAGGGCGGCGAGAATCTGCCGCCACCTGTCCTCACCGTGTCGAGCGCGAAGAAACTCCTCGGCGTAGACGAAATTCGGGCCCCGTGCCAGAACCTGTTGCATGTGAGTGCTCCTAACTCGTGCTTTCCTCGGGACAGACCGAGGCGTCGGAGGGCACTTCTCCCGCCAGCTGGAGAAAGCTCGTGAACGGGCCCATGTTTTTCATGGCTTCCCACTTCGGGCCCTTGAACTTCAACCGCCCGGTTATCATGCCTTTCATCGGACCGTAGTTGCCGGCCCCCATCTCCTGCCACCGGTGGGTTTGAGCGTGCATGATGTAGTCGACCCCGCTGATCAGCTCCTCGGTCTTGATCGGTCCACCATAAACGCAAATGGCCTTGCCGTCCTGGTCGGCAATATGGAGCTCGACCCAGGGCGACGCCTCGCAGTCCGTGCGGTAGATCTGGATGACCTTGTAGCCGCGGTCCTTGTTGTTGGCGACCCAGCCCGGCGCGGCCAGCTCGTCGGTTAGCGTCGGGTTCTCGTTCCAGGCCTCGCAGGCGAGCTCTGCCCACTGCGAATCCATCAAGACGACGACAGCCGGTTGCACGGTCTCCTCGCCCTCAGTTTCAGGGGCGGGCTCGTCCGCCATGGCTTCGGGGGCGGCTTCCTCCACTTCGAGACCTTCTTCTTGAGCACCGATTGGCGGGGCCAGCAGACCGCCGATCAATAGCAGCGACAACGCGAGTGAAAGAGTTCTCATGGTTTCCTTTCCTTGGAGTGTCTTGGAGAGCGGGCCGCCCGGGGGCAGCAAATCACCATTTCGACATTTTGAGATATAAGGGCTGCCAGAGCGCCGGGTCAGGGGGTGGAATCTCGGCCACCCGTCTAGGCGGGTTTCCCTAAGACAAGCCTCGGCCCGGCCTGTGAACCCGCTTCCCACTTCAGGCTCTCGAACTTCACCGTCGGTCATCGTGTCTTCATGACTCCCTGTCGGTGTTCGCTATCGGTGTCAGGCTAGCGCTCGCGCGGTAACCTCCGCCAGGTTCCTGACTTCAATGTCGAGGCCGAAGTGTTCGCCCAGATCGCTGATCTGGTGGCGACAGTTGTCGCAAGAGGTGACGACAACTCGGGCGCCGGTGTTCTTGATCTGTTCAGCTTTCGGTTGGCCGGCAGCAATTCGGGTATCGCGCCACTCTTCGACCGCGACCAGACCGCTTCCAGCACCGCAACAGAAGGCCTTTTCTCGGTTGGGTGTCATTTCGCGAAAGTCGGCGGCGGCTGCGTCCAGCACCGCTCGAGGCTGCTCTGCCAGGCCGCTTTTCCGCGACAGGTTGCAGGAGTCGTGAAGGGTGATCGGATCGGGGTTTGCCGTTGGATCGAGCTGGATTTTGTCGTCGCGGACGTAGTCGTGGATGACCTCGACCAGGCTCCGGATGCGGAAGGGCAGCTCGCCGAACCAGACCGGTACGCTCCAGCGGTACGAGAAGACAGCGTGGCCGCACTCCGTGATGACGATCTCCCGGACGTTCAGTCGGGTGCCTTCGTCGATGATCCTCTGGGCAATCGCCTTGGCACGCTTCATGTCTCCCAGAAAGACGGCGTAGTTCGAGGCTTCAAACAAGCTGAGAGTCCAGTTGGCGCCGGCACGATG contains these protein-coding regions:
- a CDS encoding TusE/DsrC/DsvC family sulfur relay protein, which gives rise to MPAVNYAGHEVEVNEEGFLVDSGQWSKEIAEALATEAGIGPLTEKHWEVIDFCRKDAEEQGTPPGLRRISKLSSVNMKELYQLFPKGPGKLAAKVSGLPKPQGCI
- a CDS encoding metal-sensing transcriptional repressor — protein: MPVAAIEAEVFATEAERKKLLSRLARVEGQLRGVQKMIESGKDCELVAQQLAAARGALNKAFYELIACAFRAKLGSGHTPEIEDRLSDMASLLAKYA
- a CDS encoding NAD(P)/FAD-dependent oxidoreductase; this translates as MKDLVILGAGTAGTMVANHLRSKLPGGWQTTVVDPEAEHLYQPGLLFLPFGARDEAKMIRRREKTLAPGIHWIEKRVEEIDLDERTVAFSGHDRQHFDQLVIATGSRICPEETPGLTGEHWGKAIHDFYTLEGAQRLRDTLATFERGRLVVNIVEMPIKCPVAPLEFLFLADDFFKKRGIRDQVELVYVTPLDGAFTKPACSDVLGYMLDEKGISLETEFNTGEVDGDSRILRSYDDREVNYDLLVTVPTHMGAEVVEKSGLGDELGFVPTDNHTLQAAGHDNIFVLGDAANVPTSKAGSVAHFQSEVVAEHVMRSIRGEELHRGSDGHANCFIESGDGKALLIDFNYYTEPLPGHYPLPAVGPFKLLGESRLNHIGKLSFRWLYWNALLPARPMPISNRMSMVGKKSIKAPGGPSAPKQTHEKAA
- a CDS encoding sterol-binding protein; protein product: MADEPAPETEGEETVQPAVVVLMDSQWAELACEAWNENPTLTDELAAPGWVANNKDRGYKVIQIYRTDCEASPWVELHIADQDGKAICVYGGPIKTEELISGVDYIMHAQTHRWQEMGAGNYGPMKGMITGRLKFKGPKWEAMKNMGPFTSFLQLAGEVPSDASVCPEESTS
- a CDS encoding MBL fold metallo-hydrolase, yielding MSTDTATSTEWSAQELHTKLDSSQDFFVFDVRAEDEFEAWQIEGKKALPTVNLPYYEMLEFDEFDEVTDSFKAFLEAGTADKLPRNVPILAVCAKGDTSEFVAEALRQLDFEAYNLTGGTVAWGDYYDIKPVVAGDATVYQVTRPARGCLSYVVVSGGKAIVIDPLRHIDHYVALAEAKRFEIELVLDTHGHADHISGGPELAAKLEVPYHLHPYDGIHPLDVLPAKIGYRYLKDGQTFTVGGKTIETLHIPGHTLGNVAFLWNGRYLFTGDSIFIQSIARPDLGGHGDTWAPLHYASLRRLLELPESTLVLPAHFSGLGEAGDSGLFAGNLGELIQSNEGLQMARKSEEEFVAYILASLPKFPKEYIDIKRVNAGLLEVGESKASELELGKNICALAQAYEDSAES
- a CDS encoding cystathionine gamma-synthase family protein, whose protein sequence is MKRRRKAPPKLSGMRPESLMMSYGYRPEDSEGAVKPPVFQTSTFVFRSAEEGKEFFSWAYGLEERDPLKPMGLIYSRLNNPDLEILEDRLNLWDGAEESAVFGSGMAAISTTLLALVPVATSVIFSRPVYGGTDYLMEHILPSFGIPTREFPAGGDPTLLEEICRELEAQGTPCRMVFLETPANPTITLADIEGSARVAHEFGALCAVDNTFLGPLYQSPLRHGADLVLYSATKYLGGHCDLLAGAALGSVELIEKIKALRTILGTMLDPHSAWLMLRSLETAKLRMTCARKNAEKVAAWLVEHPQISRVHFAGYPETESQKEIYRRQCTGPGGVIAFEIDRAGEKEAFQFLNAVRMIKLAVSLGGTESLIEHPSTMTHSDIPVDEQLAIGITAGLVRLSVGIEHHDDIIADLAYALDQIDVAEPVSATAETG
- a CDS encoding (Fe-S)-binding protein encodes the protein MSDIVTLAHQELDKRYNRLVALNASSLCTRCGLCADTCHFYLASGDPEVAPAAKTERVRSVYKRRHDWLSRIFPRFTGARELTEDELDAWVDAAFRHCTMCERCVINCPMGVDTPVVMAAARGTLTAVGKAPEILVQLADAEIARAESLHIFKDMLKEQIGFLEEELREETGDPEASIPMEKEGAEILYVALSGAHTILPAAKIFHRAGANWTLSLFEASNYAVFLGDMKRAKAIAQRIIDEGTRLNVREIVITECGHAVFSYRWSVPVWFGELPFRIRSLVEVIHDYVRDDKIQLDPTANPDPITLHDSCNLSRKSGLAEQPRAVLDAAAADFREMTPNREKAFCCGAGSGLVAVEEWRDTRIAAGQPKAEQIKNTGARVVVTSCDNCRHQISDLGEHFGLDIEVRNLAEVTARALA